Proteins from a genomic interval of Mustela lutreola isolate mMusLut2 chromosome 4, mMusLut2.pri, whole genome shotgun sequence:
- the CRYGN gene encoding gamma-crystallin N, producing the protein MAQRSGKIILYEGKHFTGRKLEVYGDCDNFQDRGFMNRVNSIRVESGAWVCFDHPDFRGQQFILEHGDYPDFLRWNGHNDHMGSCRPIGMHGENFRLEIFEGCNFTGQCLEFQEDCPFLQSQGWSKNCVNAIKVYGDGAWVLYEEPNYRGRMYLVERGDFRSCSDWEAHNARIQSLRRVVNYF; encoded by the exons ATGGCGCAGCGCTCGGGAAAG ATCATCCTCTATGAGGGCAAGCACTTCACCGGGAGGAAGCTGGAGGTCTACGGGGACTGTGACAACTTCCAGGACCGAGGCTTTATGAACCGGGTGAACTCCATCCGGGTGGAGAGCGGTGCCTGGGTCTGCTTCGATCACCCCGACTTCCGGGGCCAGCAGTTCATCCTGGAGCACGGGGACTACCCCGACTTCCTCCGCTGGAACGGCCACAACGACCACATGGGCTCCTGCCGCCCCATCGGGATG CATGGGGAGAACTTCCGCCTGGAAATCTTCGAAGGCTGCAACTTCACCGGCCAGTGCCTGGAGTTCCAGGAAGACTGCCCCTTCCTGCAGAGCCAGGGCTGGTCCAAGAACTGCGTCAACGCCATCAAGGTGTACGGGGACGGAGC GTGGGTCCTGTACGAGGAGCCCAACTACCGGGGCCGCATGTACCTAGTGGAGCGGGGGGACTTCCGCAGCTGCTCCGACTGGGAGGCCCACAACGCCCGCATCCAGTCCCTCCGCAGAGTGGTCAACTACTTCTAA